From the genome of Flavobacterium ovatum, one region includes:
- a CDS encoding nucleotide pyrophosphohydrolase, which translates to MDLKNAQLDVDTWIKEHGVRYFNELTNMAQLTEEVGEVARIIARRYGEQSEKESDKNKDLGEELADVVFVVLCLANQTGIDLQSAFDKKMDLKSIRDKDRHKNNDKLK; encoded by the coding sequence ATGGACTTAAAAAACGCACAATTAGATGTTGATACTTGGATAAAAGAACACGGTGTTCGTTACTTTAACGAATTGACCAATATGGCACAACTTACCGAAGAAGTTGGTGAAGTAGCCCGCATCATAGCCCGTCGTTACGGGGAACAATCAGAAAAAGAAAGTGATAAAAACAAAGACTTAGGCGAAGAATTGGCCGATGTAGTATTTGTAGTTTTATGTTTAGCCAATCAAACAGGAATTGATTTACAATCTGCATTTGATAAAAAAATGGATTTAAAATCCATCCGAGACAAAGACCGTCACAAGAACAATGACAAACTAAAATAA
- the dtd gene encoding D-aminoacyl-tRNA deacylase yields the protein MKVVLQRVSSASVTVNTKVIASIEKGLLVLIGIEDADTQEDIDWLVNKIAKIRIFEDGNEVMNCSIQDVGGEMIVVSQFTLHAATKKGNRPSYIKASKPEIAIPLYENFVRKMEIELGKKIQTGVFGADMKVALVNDGPVTIVIDSKNRE from the coding sequence ATGAAGGTTGTTCTGCAAAGAGTTTCATCAGCCTCCGTTACCGTTAATACTAAAGTAATAGCCTCTATCGAAAAAGGCTTATTAGTTTTAATCGGAATTGAAGATGCCGATACCCAAGAAGACATTGATTGGTTAGTGAATAAAATTGCCAAAATCCGTATTTTTGAGGACGGAAATGAAGTCATGAATTGCTCCATTCAAGACGTTGGTGGCGAAATGATTGTTGTGAGTCAGTTCACTTTGCATGCAGCCACCAAAAAAGGAAACCGTCCTTCGTACATTAAAGCTTCAAAACCCGAGATTGCTATTCCATTATACGAGAATTTTGTTCGAAAAATGGAAATAGAATTAGGGAAAAAAATCCAAACGGGTGTTTTTGGTGCTGATATGAAAGTGGCATTGGTTAATGATGGACCGGTTACTATAGTTATTGATTCAAAAAATAGAGAATAA
- the rsgA gene encoding ribosome small subunit-dependent GTPase A has translation MTGIVYKSTGSWYNVKSDQGQFVECRIKGKFRMKGIKSTNPIAVGDHVDFEIEENNAQVTGVIHHIHDRKNYIVRKSVNLSHQMHIIASNIDRVFLLITINNPPTTFNFIDRFLVTAEAYGIETILVFNKIDTFDEATLDEQLYMQHVYQEIGYKCLRVSSTEMKGVEVLQEMMIGKVSMFSGHSGVGKSTLVNAMEPSLHLKTKTISDASKQGQHTTTFAEMYDLSFGASIIDTPGIKGFGMVDMEPAEIGGYFPEFFKLKDQCKFNNCLHKDEPKCAVKDALEKDEIAWSRYNSYLKILEGDEEQYRTDIYDEERQNSDKGRA, from the coding sequence ATGACAGGAATCGTTTATAAATCAACAGGGAGCTGGTACAATGTGAAATCGGACCAAGGCCAGTTTGTAGAATGTAGAATAAAGGGAAAGTTTAGGATGAAGGGAATTAAAAGTACCAATCCTATAGCTGTGGGCGACCATGTGGACTTTGAGATAGAAGAAAACAACGCGCAGGTTACTGGAGTGATACACCATATTCACGATAGGAAGAACTACATTGTGCGTAAATCGGTTAACTTATCCCACCAGATGCATATTATTGCATCCAATATTGACCGTGTTTTTTTATTGATTACCATAAATAATCCTCCTACGACTTTTAATTTTATAGATCGTTTTCTAGTCACTGCCGAAGCTTATGGAATCGAAACTATTTTAGTTTTTAATAAGATTGATACTTTTGACGAGGCTACACTTGATGAACAATTGTATATGCAACATGTATATCAGGAAATTGGATACAAATGCTTGAGAGTTTCGTCTACCGAAATGAAAGGTGTCGAAGTCCTACAAGAAATGATGATTGGCAAAGTGAGTATGTTTTCAGGACATTCAGGTGTGGGGAAATCAACTTTGGTGAATGCTATGGAACCTTCCTTACATTTGAAAACCAAAACGATATCAGACGCTAGTAAACAAGGGCAACATACAACCACATTTGCAGAGATGTATGATTTGTCATTTGGCGCCAGTATTATTGACACACCAGGAATCAAAGGATTTGGAATGGTTGATATGGAGCCAGCTGAAATTGGCGGTTATTTCCCTGAATTTTTTAAATTAAAAGACCAATGTAAGTTTAATAATTGTTTGCACAAAGACGAGCCAAAATGTGCTGTAAAAGACGCATTGGAGAAGGATGAAATCGCGTGGTCAAGGTACAATAGTTATCTTAAGATTTTAGAAGGGGATGAAGAGCAATATCGTACTGATATTTATGATGAAGAGCGTCAAAATAGTGATAAAGGAAGAGCGTAA